The segment ctggccccggttctcctgggctccagtggactgCTAGCCCCCCTTCTACCGGGcttctccccgccgccgggcagccctgcccgccgggcttcctgcttctgctatcctcccctatgtagtttggctcccgtgcactgccagccctgcttctaccaGGCTTCTCCCTGccaccaggcagctctgcctgcagggcttcctgcttctgctatcctcccctatgcagtttggctcccgtgcactgccagccctgcttctaccgGGCTTCTCCCTGccaccaggcagctctgcctgcagggcttcctgcttctgctatcctcccctatgcagtctGGCTCccgggcactgccagccctgcttctaccgggcttctccccgccgccgggcagccctgcccgccgggcttcctgcttctgctatcctcccctatgcagtttggctcccgtgcactgccagccccgcttctgccgggctcccccgccctgctggcctgggctctgccgccccccctgccctgccccgccctgctggctcaggctctgccgcccgccccccgcactgctggccccgcctctgccaggctttcccacctgtGCCGGGGCCAGCCgagctccagcttggcttggggctgccgcgggctctcacttccgtgttggcagcttttagaatattgttcatatattagccacccccaaatattggccgcacttccgggtttccaccaaaatttttatcaaattgctgcggcttgtattcatgaaattactgtaacttttgtTCAGGAGAACtgagttttccattttctgtttatttttgttttctaaccAAGGGATGTGTAATGTATGGCACTCTATAATACAAATGTTTCATTCAGAGATTGAGGCTGAAGTCAGCTACAAATTAGctgcatttaaaacattttagagGATCTCTGAAAATTGAGTCAGTCTACAAGACAGCCACTTCTGTGGTGAAGGTTGCTGGTAATTTTCAGGTCCTTGAGTATCAaggccctgggcagggcagtggcatTGGGGTATTAATTCACAGGTTCAGAAGTCCTGTTGGGCAGCCTCCACTGGCAATGTGCTTCAGGTAGATGGGGCTGACCCTCCAATAGGCTGTTTAGTGAGGGCAGCAGTGTCTcagtggaggggaaaaaaaaaaaaaaagccacagctgTGTGTGGCAGTGATAGTATTTCACCCAAAAGGAACAGTAGGAGCAGCGTTTTTTTCAGGCTTCAGCTTTGAAAGCTGCTATCAAACCTGGTAATAAAAGCTTGTGCCAGGAGTTTTGTAACGTAAGGATCTGATCTATAACTCAgattaagagaaaaagaagctaTTTGTCTGTACATTTTTATAACACGGTTGGGAAAATTTTTGGATGGACAATAAAGAACATATCCTTTGTACTTCTTACAAAGAAAGCACAGACCTGGTTTCTCCTTCTCAGCTTCTGCTTGAATGGGTAACCAGTATAGGCATTCCTGCTGGAAGATGTTAAAAAGGATTCAGAAAACAGGGGTAAAGTTTAGAGAGGAAAAGTGCACGTTGCAACAGCCAGGTGTGGGTCCAACACCATGATTGTGGGCCGGATGGGTTGGCAGCCCAGGAGACAAGAACactgaaagctgcagaaagaaTAGAGTAAATGTATTAGTTGCCTCCATACTCCCCACCTGGCCTTGTATCCACTTCCAGCTTTTCTGCAGGCAGTGGACATGATCCTTCTGCATGTCCCTGGCCTTCTGTTCCCTAGCCCCCACTATCCTCTGCAGCCTCCTAGCCATTTCTGTGTTGCCTGCCAGGCGGTTCAGCTGCTTATTCACCCAAGTCTAGCAGACCTCTCTTGCTTCCCTATGTAAAGGAAAGAGCAAGACCCAGCAGATGGCAGTGGCAGTAGGAAACAGGAAAGACATTATGACAGCATGATGAAACCAACCTGTCTCAggtgttcttttttaaaataggaacTTGCCATTATGCTAAAGGACTTCACTCTGTGGGACACAAGCTACCCTGCAGAGAAATGCAATGTGTCCTCATAAATAAAGAGTACAGGACATTATGGGGATCCCCAGATCTGCCAAagcagtgtttttttctctgagacCTGATTCTGAGAGTAAGAACAGTAGCATACTTTGCTGCAATCAGTCTAGGATGTTGATAGGGGCTGCTTCCTAAGAAAGGAAGACTTCTAACTACAAAAGAAAGTAGAAGAAAGTAATGCTATTCAGTTCtaagttttttaaaatcctaaatatGGGAATCAACCAGGGATAAATACATGATCAGTGCATTAATGCTGATAGGTTTCTTGAAACTAGGAACTGAGTGATTTTTAGTCTTCCTTACCATGATTTAGCCAGATCTTCCTCTGGAAGAGGTGTACAGCTCATTTTATCGTTAATGGTTGGTTTTGAGTGACTTCTGCTTTTATCTCATTTTGCCAGTTATTAGGGGATCAAAGATAGACAGTTCTCCAAAAAGTTGTTAGTGACTGTTCTGTCAAAAAGTGTTCCCTATTGTGGATGGCTCCCAGGGTGATAAAAGAATTAGCACTGCACAATAATCAAATGTATCCATAACACTGTACAACGTACAATTCCTAACACATTCTGACGTATTCCATACTAATGATTAGCCTTACTTGAGAACGGACCTGCTATAAACTGAAATGGCAGACTGATATTCTGCTACCAGGGCAGTTCTGaagtacataaaaataaactttagaAGAGTTAAAAGAATTTATAAGaacaaaatgagagaaaaacttcttccttttgtctaactttaatgtttctttttgtttaaccCTCTGTCCTCTAGAAAGTGGATGTTACCAGCAGGGCAGTTGTGGAAATAATGGCAAAGACAATAGAGTATCTTCAGCCAAATCCAGGTAACCTAATTTCACACTTTTACAATTTTGCAGCCTGTTTTGAAAACACTCTTCCTTACCAGTATAAACTCTGATAGATCTCATCCTCACTGGTGCAATTAAGGTTGACACGAATTTGGTGAAGTTACCGCACAGTGAACAACAGAGATGAGTACAGCCTCTATGTTAGGCTGTCACAGTGAATGGAGACTTTGGAAGGCTTTGGAAGGCTTGTTTCCCTTCTGAGTCTTCTTTCTCTAGGTAGGTGAGCAACACATTCCCACGAACTTGGTGCGCTTACTTGTAGGAAGCAGTGTGTCAGCTGGGATGGTGCAAAAGAGCTGTTGGTGCAACACTGGAGAAAAGGACAGCAAATCAAGTGTTACCAGAAACGTCAAAACTGAACCCTCAAAATAGAAACCAATGAGTCTTTTCCATATGGAGATGAAAGAACTGGTTTGATTGGGCTGATGGAGAACTACATGTTCCTCTTTTGCAAAGGTTTCACACAGGGATGGGTGATCTGGACCTGCAATAAACAAGCAAACTATTACATAGAATATTATGAAGATTTCTGTAGTGATCAGGAATATAAGTTTTTTGATACTAGTGTAAGTCAATGCCAGCATCGCTGGTAAGATCAGCGGAGTTATCTTGTGAtaaatcacagagtcacagaatatgCAGCATTGGAAGGGACCGTCAAGGATTATTGGGTCCCGGCCCTACAGaacaccatccccaagagtcatACCATAtgcctgagagtgttgttcAAACACTTCTCAAACTCTGTCAGGCTGAAGGCAAAATTAGGCCTTCTGTCTACCATAAGCATCTTAGAGTTTCTTGGAACTGCAGACCAAATTCACACATCTACACTGAGAAATTTTATTCCTAATAGCTGGAAATAAATTTGAGCTGCTGTGAAATGTTTCAACTCCAGTGCATTACACTGAAGGACTATTGCTGGTACAGATTAATTGGTGATATTTTTATACTAGGccacagaagagaagaaaatattttgattatgCTGAAAgtggagtgaaaaaaaaaggaatagtATTTACAAGTTCAAGAACTGctagagaaaaaataatgatgaCTGGAACACTTTCTATGTCAGCAGATGAAATTCTGTTTATGACTTGAGACCACAGCTTCATTGCTCATCATAATGTAGTCTGCAGGAAAAGCAACAGCATTGGCAGACATTATGGGGATAGTGATAAAATTGTTAACTGCTGTCAAACTGTTGTTAAGCAACGCTGCATAGACTGAGTAAAAACCTTTGGCTGTGCAGTGCTTCTCTGACTGCCCTCTTGACACATCTGAGTGGTTATGAGTGCTGTGAATCGTGGAACAGGCTCACAGCAAAAGCAGACAGCAAAATTTCTACAGGTAGCTATGGGTGTGATTTCAAGCAATTCAGGCAGATGTAAATTTGAGGTTCTGCATGAAAGAAGTCTCCATAGTTCAGCTACATATCCCTTCATCTGCTTGTGGCTCATGCAAATAGAATAAAAAACTAGCATCATGATAGGCAGGAGGAAGATTCACTTTCATGCCTATATAGTGAGATAATGTTTTTCATTCCACAGGTGAGAGGAAAGGAGGACTAAAACTTTTCAGCTCTCACCTGATCTTAGATTGTTTTATGTCAGTTGCAAAAGGGCTCCCTGTAGTGAGAAgaattgttatttattttatcaataaaataaatttttttttctcttttcaaattcTCGCAGCAACTGTGTCACCTTTTACATGGATACTCTTAAATGGCAGATTCTAGTATTCCCATTTGCTTTCTCACCTTcataaaattaagaatattacattgggaaaagagagggaatgtaattttaaaaacaaacaaaaaaaaaccctaaaaaccaaaccaaaacaaaccacaaacaagaaacaaaccttttaacagaagtattttaaagaagATTAAATGCTTACCTGGGTTTGGTAGGAAGGAGTTGGGATGCAGCACATATTCCTTGATaaataagatggaaaacatTTCGATAGCATAGTACTGTGGAACTAGAGATCACCTGAGTCCATGGTGTTTTGAAATACCAATAAAAGAAGTATGCATCATTGTCTAAATTTTGCTTTCTATTCTTACCTTGCTGTCCAAAATATAGCCACTTCATTTTTTATATTCCCTCCTTATATTCCTtagtttaatttctgaaaatactgcCATTTACTCCTGATTTAATTCAGCTTGCTGCCTCCGTTCCCCTGACTAATTTTGTTTGTGCCTTATTTTCTTTAGtgcttctgtattttcttaatGCCACCATCATTTCAATGACATTTAACTTtgttaaaatgcagtttcttaTACTGAACATTCAGAGTGTCTGCTGACTGCAGTTTTGTAGTGGGTAGAAACAGAAGGCATCGAGAAATTCAGATGTTGAAAAACATAATCTGGTTGCACTCGAAGACAGcaggaaaactaaaaaaaatcgTAATTGCTAAATGCTAAAGATACATTGCCCTTTCATAGCTGCTTCTCAGGCAAAATAAGTGCTGTGAGACTTGCCTGATTTTCTTGCGTCTGTTTCCATGTCTGTATCTGTGCAAACAGATGCATAAGCTGCAAAGTGAAACATACTCTACGGAAACTGTCTCTTGACATGCactttttacattaaaaatatgaataacATTTATTGACTCCAGTCTGCTAATATTTCACTTTACTGAAGTAATGTGTGAGAGGTTGAGTTTTGACCGGTCAAGTACACAAGAGTGTGAATTACTAATGTTTTGTAAACAGTAAAACTAATTTTAAGAGCACCATACAAAGTCAAGTATTtgtgaggggaaggaagagTTATTCATAGCTGCCCTCCAGTAGCACACACAGTAACACAGATAAGAAATATGCTCTGAGTCCTATTGATGGCAATAGGATTTAGCTGGAAAAATTTGAAGTCAAGTGGCATTAACTAATTCACTCTCTTCAGGCCATTTGCATACTGTGGTTGCAAAAATTCACTAAAGCACATCAGCAAACAAATtagttattttatatttgctaTCTTTGTTTCCATTGATTATGATGTTtatgttctttcttttaatatcaGTTCTTCAATTAtgcatctgaaataaaatgcaagatAAAGTACAGTTGAAAACCTTATTGAAATAGGAATTTCCCTAAATCctcataaaaagcaaaaagcattgCAAAGGTTACTGCACATCATGTATGGGGACACAGGCTTTCCTTAATGTTCTGCaacagaaaaactttaaaacattttaaaaacgAGGGGTGCCACAGTTTAATCTTTAGTGTACCCAGTCTGAACTTTTCCTTGAGGGGAAGACTGGCTCAATCTGTTATCCATCTGGTACCTAGGGATTTTAAGATTAAGGAGAATTTGGAGATATCGTaaagattttcttctctgtcacATGTCAGACATGCTATCTTGGGAGTGTTCCTGGGCTTATTTCTGTCCAAGTCATTTCAAGGGAAGCTTTGACTTTAAAGTTCAGAACAGACACTCTTCTCTAGTCtgccagcaaaataaaaagtattgACCAACAATATTTCATTCCTTTGCTCCAAAAAGAATTGATGAAAAACAGGGCTGTGTCCTAAACTTACATAGTgtctttaaaatgcattttaagttGCTCAGAGaaatttaaacacaaaaatggATTTATTCCTGTGTCGGCAAATAATTGCATGTTTGTAACCTCTGTCATTTGCCTTCTTCAGCTTCCAGAGCTAAACTCAGCATGATCAACACTATGTCAAAAATTCGAGGCCAGGAAAAGGGGCCAGGCTACCCTCAGGCAGAAGCCTTGCTGGCAGATGCGATGCTGAAATTTGGCCGAGAACTTGGTGAAGATTGCAACTTTGGTAACTTGTTTACTTCCTTTGCCATTataatgcaataaaaatggTAGGAAATTTTCATATAGCTTTCGTTATTAAAGGGCTGCACTCTTATAGTGGGGGAACATCTGCAAGGAGCATTAGAGTTCTGCTTCTCTGCAAGAAGCTAGAGTTCTGCTTCGTCTCACTTTTCCTTTAAGGTTGGTCCAGGCCTGTTTTGAGTATCTTTTGAAGATTTCGACTAGAGAAGTTTTTCTTATAAATGGAAGTCAAATTGTTTCTATTTGGACCCATAGGTTTTAGCTCTCTGTCATAAATTGTGATCCTATGGCTGTGTTGGGTTGAAATATGTACATTTGCAGAAATTGTATTATTGTCTATGCATATATAACAAAGTGCTTTTGCTCTCAGAGTCCTTAAACTAACTTACTGTCATCATtgcaggcaaggaaaaaaacctaatacttttttttataGGCTTTGGCCTTTTTTCCCTGACCAAATTTCACATTATAAGGCACTAGTGAACACTCCTGTCTTACCTCTTAACTGCTCCTCTTTCCAAGCCCAAATGAGTTCACAACTGTCTGAGTTACAAATGTTAAACTGACTCTTAAAACTATGTTCAGCAGTCAGATTCTAAATATAAAAAGATAGCATTCACAACAGAATACCAACAGAATACTTTGTCTTTTGGTCTTGTTTGTGTGGACTTCTCTGTGGCCATTTTTACATGACAACACACAGGATCCTGAAATGGGACTGTGAAAATCCTATTGTCTATTTGAACCATCATAAAATTGCTTTCCACATAAAGACATTTGGAAtggaaaaagtatttccttATTTGTTTTATGTAATTCACTAGTAGGCTTGACAGATGTAGTTTGATTTGTGCTAAAtaccactgatttttttttaaaattggttACCTCTCATTTACTaaatttcaaacacatttttaaaaggaaaatgaagaactAATATAATCTACTGTCCACAAATTGCTTTATCTTCTGTAATAACTGCACTACCATGCAACAGAATAGATACGGCAATTATTTTCACATTCTTAACTAATAGCAGCTGAATTATGTCTTATATATTAATAGCAGCTATTATGGctatttttcactctttgtcCAAATGTGGAAGGCTCTCTCATTTTGCAGTGCATTGCTGGCATCTGCTGCTTGGGAGACAAACTTCTTCTGGTTTCTcgcatatttttgttttcagatccTTTGTATTCTATGAAAGTGGGCTTTTTTATCTCTAACCTGTACCTCCTCAAACCAGGAGGGTATGTTTGAGcttcttgcttttcattttatgCAGCAGAAGTAGAACAGAGTGTTAATTTTTGTGGCCCCCGAGTTAATCTTGGAGGAAATTTCAAAAGGTAGTTAGGGTTATTGAAGTTTATGAGCTTCATAGACCTTTGTAGTAAACCTCTCAAATGTAGTAGTACTATGAAGTCTATagtctcattaaaaaaataaactttcatttaaaaaataacctgtGAAATTGTTAAGAATTTTTACATTTGGTACTGTCACCACTCTCACTGATAGAAATGGGGACACCTAGACTCcatttaaaactaaattttaatGCAGTGTGGTGCTGGTGCCACCGAGTTACATATAGTTAACTACAGTTAATTGTGTTCTAGCATGTTTATTTCAAGAGTGAGGAATGAACAGACAACAAGGGATGTGGAGGAGCCTGTCTTGACACAGCATAGAACCACAAATTCAGCTCTATCACAAGGCATGAActctggtggctgcaggagagTAAAATCTATGTTGCTCTTTCACATAGTGCAtcatcctgtttttttcctaaatttgaGACCTGAAATGAAATACTAACTGAAGTTGCCATGAAGTTTCCATGACTCAGTTTCATTCTACAGTGATTCAAAACTAAGTTATTTTGACTGCATCTTTTCTTTCAGGACCAGCACTTGTTGATGTGGGAGAAGCTATGAAGGAGCTTTCTGAAGTCAAGGACTCATTAGACATGGAAGTGAAGCAAAACTTCATTGACCCCCTTCAGAATCTGCATGACAAAGATCTGAGAGAAATACAGGTATTGCCCTCAATGCAGTATTTTAGTAATGCCTGATATGTGGACTGTCTATATGTTAAGAATTTTTGttagtaatttaaaattgagCATTCAGGTTTGAAAATGACctgatttttatctcttttggcttgaattttacttttcaatTCTGTGTCTCTCATTGATGctttagaaaggaaaagataaaaatttgaACATTATTTGATGGCAAAATTTTCAGTCTTATGGAGGCATGAACACAGTACTCTAATCTTGCCATTTGAAAGCTCATTTCACAAAATGGATGTAGCAATGTTTGCATTCCATTTTCTAGTGTATGGCAAATGCTTATCTGCATAAGTAGCTGCTCTTCTCAGCTCAGTATGGCTGAATGTTAAATATAGAAAATGGGTAGTTATAAATATTGTAGTGGATGATAAATTGATTCTTCTGAGATAAAAGAAACACCTGAAGTAATCATGGTTGTGAGAATAGCATTATCTTCTCGACAGTTGGGCGTGGCAGCTGCTAAAAAGATGAATGAACATGAATGTTACCTCAATTAATAATCTAGGAAATCTTCAGTGTAAGAGAGCATTAAGATGATTTAGTGGTCtgataaaaattataaaaataattcctgtgtttctttgtttataAAAACTGTTACCCCgacaaaaaatgtattaaacTGTGCTTTTAGAAGAATTTTCTCCTGAACatctagagaaaaaaacccccagtgtTCAGGTAATTCTTCATTAGAGCTAAAAAACAAGAAACCTGCCTATCTTTTACACAGATGGCAATTGAAGTTGTCCATTCTGTGTGACCTTTTATTAGAGTTGGCCTGTCATTTAAGTTTTTGCTTCTTAAATGATATATAAACTCATGTATTTCATTGTTCCTTATCTCTCTTCTCTGGGAAGGGATTAGTAGACAGCAAAGAGCATATACTTCCAAGTGTGCATGGACTACCTGCTTACAATGCAGTATCAGGAGAATTGGGGAAGGTCCTTAATGTCTGCTTGCATttgtgctttttggttttttagcaTCACCTGAAGAAAATGGAGGGTCGACGCCTGGATTTTGATTACAAGAAGAAAAGACAGGGCAAACTCCCTGATGAAGAACTTCGTCAAGCTCTGGAGAAATTTGATGAATCAAAAGAAATTGCTGAGTCAAGCATGTTTAACCTTCTGGAGATGGATGTGAGATAACTTTGTTAATCTTTGACCAGCATCTTAGAAAGATAGTGGAAGCACTTTCCTCCTTGTGGGACACAGTGAAAGGCTCAGAAACTATAGTAATGTACAGTATGTTCATGTAGGAAAAATTTCTTAGGTGTTTTATAGGTAACTGAGCTAAGAATGTAAGTCTTCTCTAGCATCATTGTGCTTCCTAACTGCAAAGCATTATTTACAAAACCAAAGTACCTTTTCTCTTAGAATTACGTAAATGTaactaattatttttacttgtgGTTATAGGATTTGTGCCAAGGATTTCGTTCAAGTGTGTGGGTTACTGAGAGAACTGTAAAGATCAGAAATTATGACCTAATAACCCCATGGTTACCCATGGTGATCAGATGCCATAGTGAATAGAAAACTCAAAGTTATTGTGAACTGTTGATATCTGACTCTGCACAATATAATTTGCTTATAGGTCAGTTGGGATTGAACATTTTCTAGGTTTATCTagtgttttatttataattaatgttgaaattgtaaaattaaggaagaaaaaacatctcTATAACATGTCAACTGAGGTCTGTCTTATAGAATATGTAgtcaaaggaaattaattttaagtatttctgtTGATGTGAATTACTTTATTATTACTCCTATTCTAACTCCTCATTTTGTTACCAGATTGCTATAGAGGAACTATAACaaacctgaaaatatttgcatatagAACTTAATATTTGCATAGGAATTAAGTACACCTGCACTGAAATGAGGGAAATACAACAAGTCTGTAGTTTTAATCTTTGTAGTAACATCCATACCCATGTGTGCAAATAGTGCTGGCCGACATTACACCATTGTGGCATTGTGCACTAAGGAAACTGCTAACAATGGCATTGTCCACAAAGCGGGGGTCTGGATGTTCTTTCTGTTATGAAGTGGAATGCTCTCTGCCTCGACTACAAATATTCTGCATGCCAGAGTATGTAATAACTTTCTGTTTCGGTCTGCTTCACAGGTCAGAATACAGCAGAAGCATGACCGTAGTCCCTATGGTTCTGCACCCTTcaaaggcagggagggagaaggtgTATTATACTCTGATTACAGTCTCGTTTTTACTTTCATAGTTTTTGCTGAATGTGGTAGGTCTGCAAATCAGACTTGGAGAGATGATCAGCAGAGAAGAGTTGTAGTTACCATTCCAGATCAGGTCATAAACAGAATAACGAATAAAGACTGatatgtaaatatttactgCTAACTACAAAGATAATTTAAGATTTTAGAGAGATAAGTTAAACTGCCTTTGCAGTGGACAGAGGTCTCTATTCTCTATTACCTGAGCTGTTACTATTCACCTAAGATCTGATGTTTTAATGTCAATCCTCAGATTGAACAAGTGAGCCAGCTTTCTGCTCTTGTGCAAGCCCAGCTGGAGTACCACAAGCAGGCCACACAGATCCTACAGCGAGTTACTTCT is part of the Catharus ustulatus isolate bCatUst1 chromosome Z, bCatUst1.pri.v2, whole genome shotgun sequence genome and harbors:
- the SH3GL2 gene encoding endophilin-A1 — encoded protein: MSVAGLKKQFHKATQKVSEKVGGAEGTKLDDDFKEMERKVDVTSRAVVEIMAKTIEYLQPNPASRAKLSMINTMSKIRGQEKGPGYPQAEALLADAMLKFGRELGEDCNFGPALVDVGEAMKELSEVKDSLDMEVKQNFIDPLQNLHDKDLREIQHHLKKMEGRRLDFDYKKKRQGKLPDEELRQALEKFDESKEIAESSMFNLLEMDIEQVSQLSALVQAQLEYHKQATQILQRVTSKLEDRIKEASSQPRREYQPKPRMSLEFVTGDNTQHNGGISHATTPKPSGTHMDQPCCRALYDFEPENEGELGFKEGDVITLTNQIDENWYEGMLHGQSGFFPINYVDILVPLPN